From Triticum aestivum cultivar Chinese Spring chromosome 7B, IWGSC CS RefSeq v2.1, whole genome shotgun sequence:
CAGGTACTTTCTCACTCTCCTCCTCCTATGTAGGCGGTTCTCAGTGTACGGATACATTCTTGGTTTGTTTTCAATCTGATGAGCAATCCCGTTCTTCGAGTTGTTGACCATGCTGTATCTGTTCCAGTCGAGTTAGCCCCTTCATCGGTTTCTGAAGATGGGAAGTTCAGAGTTTGAGCAAACCAAGGTATCTCCTGACCTGAAACAGCTCTCCCATTTCTTTGGCTCCTACTACTTAATATTCTGGTGCAATTACTTAATTGACCCTACTCCTCTGGTGGAGGAGCTCGAGGTTCTTCTCCTCTACGATTTTCGATTCTGATCAGTTGTTTTCTTGGATGATTCCCTAATGAAGGTTTCAGTCCATTATAAGCGAACTGGTATGACATGGTTGTTCTTGCTTCAGGCGCACTTGCACGTCGACTGTGCACAGCCACCAGCAATAACTTGGCAGAGGAAATTCGACGATGAAGGAAAGAAGGTTGCTATGCTTAGCATGACCACTGATATCTTCACAATTGTAAGCAAGCATGTCAACATGGACTGTACCTTTTTAAATTTTGCATTTAGAACCAAGAATGCTTACTACCTTTGCTGCATATAAACACTGACCATGGTCATGGTTGTGCTGCAGATACCCTTGATTTTTAAAATGCTTCGACTACACGTCGAGGGAATCGCCAAAAACCAAGTGAGTCCCTCTTCTGTCACTGAACATTCAGCTAATCTGTCTACCAGCATGCGCATGTAGTTGAAATGCCGGTGCAAATTATTCTGCCCAGTCAGTACTCAGTAGCCAGTGAAATTGTTGAACAAGTATCATCTTGTTTCCCAAAGGTTGCCGTCTATGATCCGCTCAGGAAATGGATGGACAACTGCTACCGCGGGGTACCCCTCGGCGGACTAGGGTAAGTTCTTTCGATGTTTCGGGTCCTGATTTTGCTCTGAGACTTGCCTCGGTTGTGTTGTGACATTCATGCATGGCCCTGCAGCTGACTGAACTTCAGATGACAGTTTTACTCAAAGTACATTCTCTTCTTCTTTTCAGTTCAGGAAGCATAGGGAGAAGCTACAGAGGGTACTTTCAGCAGTTTCAAATATTCCCCAGGATATATGAAGAGAAGCCTGTCCTGGCCAACCAGTTCTCAGTAATAATAAATTTACACTTGCTTTCATGAGTTTCAGTGCTCAATTTATGGTGGAAAAACGTCTTATATTGCCCACTATTTTCACCTGTCTAGGCATTCGTTTCGCGGCCCGGCGGGAAGAGCTACTCCACAGTGTTGTCCGCACCAACTGCTGATCTTCTCAAGTAAGCAGTGAAAGCCTCACAAGCTCACCTGTATATCGTTCATCTGATTATGCCAGTCAGAGATACCATACAAATAATTGTGCACATTTGCAGGGGAATAGACAAAGCCGGTATCGGGTCTTGGGACTGGAAACTGAAAGAGAAGAATTGCAACTACCATGGCTTGTTCCCAAGATCTTGGACTGTATATGATGGTACATTCCTTACCTGACAGAGATAGTTGTCGCCAGTAACAATGCCGATTAAGTTTGTCTGGCAGGACCTACTAAGTACTAACCTTCTATGTTCCACAATTGCAATGTAGGTGAGCCTGACCCTGACATCAAGATCACCTGCCGTCAGATATCGCCCTTCATCCCTCACAACTACAAGGAGAGCAGCTTTCCCGTCGCGGTTTTCACTTTTACGGTATATTTTCTTCTTCAGCAAATCAAACAAATGATGCCACATGAGTGGTTCAGCACCTAATTTTGATCCCTGATGCTTGTACCAGGTGCAAAATTCTGGGAGCACACCTGCAGATGTCACCTTGCTCTTCACATGGGCTGTAAGTGCAAAGCCAACACTCTGCTCTTCAGAACAGACACAACATCTTTGTAGCATGGATTTGACCTTAATTTTGCTTGTTCGTCATCCGTGTAGAATTCAGTGGGTGGAAAATCAGAACTGACTGGGAATCACACCAACTCCAGAATCAAGTAACGAGCACGACAAATTCATTTGATGCGGTTGTAACAGGCAGAAATCTCTGACAATGACAATGTCTTCTTCCATGTCGCGTCCAGAGCGCGGGACGGCGTTCATGGCGTCCTTCTACGCCACAGGACGGCGGACGGGAACCCTCTGGTGACGTTCGCGATCGCGTCTCAGGAGACCGGCGACGTCCGCGTCACCTGCTGCCCGTCCTTCGCGATGGGCCCGTCCACCCCCGGCGGCCGCGATCAGTTCACGGCCAAGGACATGTGGGACGAGGTCAAGAAACACGGTTCCTTTGGCGAGGCCACAGGCGGGGCGCCGCCAGCGTCGTCGAGGCCTGGATCGTCTATTGGGGCGGCGGTCGCGTCGACGACGACGGTGCCGGCGGGGGGCACGCGCGTGGTGTCGTTCGCGCTCTCGTGGTCGTGCCCCGAGGTGAAGTTCCCCTCCGGGAGGACCTACCACCGGAGGTACACCAAGTTCCTCGGCCTGGATCGAGACGCCGCTGCTGAAAAGTTGGCTCACGACGCCCTTCTCGGTGAGATCTCCAAGGGTTCTTGGTTGATGAAAGATTTCTGAATCTCTATGAAGATTGAGATTTCTCAAATATTTGTTGTGTCTGCGTGTAGAACACATGGCTTGGGAGTCGAAAATCGACGAGTGGCAGAGGCCTATCCTGCAGGACAAGAGGCTGCCTGAATGGTAAGAAATTCAGATTAAGCTCAGTGTCAATCACTGACATGATTTCCCCCATTAAACTGCCAAATTATTGAATTGGTCATAGTTTGATTCCAGAACAGAACAGGTGATGACATGATTGTTTTTCAGGTATCCGGTTGTACTGTTCAACGAGCTTTACTATCTCAACGCTGGAGGCACCATTTGGACAGGTAATTTACACTGATCCAACTGAACTCTGAAGTCACAAATTTATCTTCGGCAACGGTCCGAAATCTGAACTtttcacttgtcacagatgggctgccTCCGAAGAAGACCAGCTTCGCCTCGTCAAAGTACGGGTCGACGACGGAGTCCTTCACTCTCGACGGGTTCCGCGCAGGTGATCTCGCTGTGGACGGTATCCTGAGCGCGATGTCGACGGCGGAGGAGCGGCTGGAATCATCGTCGGCGTTCGGCACGGCCCTGCTCGGCGACGGCGAGGAGAACGTGGGGCAATTCTTGTACCTGGAGGGGATGGAGTACCACATGTGGAACACCTACGACGTCCACTTCTACTCCTCCTTCTCGCTGCTCTCCCTCTTCCCGGAGATCGAGCTCAGCCTCCAGCGCGACTTCGCCCGCGCCGTACTCCTCCACGACCCGCGCCCCATGCGCACGCTCGACGGCGTCGACGTCCCACGCAAGGTGCTCGGCGCCGTGCCGCACGACATCGGCCTGGCCGACCCGTGGTTCGAGCTGAACGCGTACATGATCCATGACCCGTCCCGGTGGAAGGACCTCAACCCCAAGTTCGTCCTCCAGGTGTACCGCGACGTCGCCGCCACCGGGAACCTTGCGTTCGCGACGGCGGCGTGGCCGGCGGTGTACCTGGCCATGGCGTACATGGACCAGTTCGACCGTGACGGGGACGGTATGGTGGAGAACGAGGGCCGGCCCGACCAGACGTACGACCTGTGGTCCGTCTCCGGGGTCAGCGCGTACACCGGCGGTCTCTGGGTCGCGGCCCTTCAGGCGGCGGCCGCCATGGCGCGCATCGTCGGCGACCGCGGCGCGGAGGGGTACTTCCTCGAGCGGTACAAAAGGGCGCAGCGCGTGTACGACGGCGAGCTCTGGAACGGCTCCTACTTCGACTACGACAACAGCGGCGGCGCGACCAGCAAGTCCATCATGGCCGACCAGCTCGCCGGGCAGTGGTACGCGCGCGCGTGCGGGCTGGAGCCGGTCGTCGAGGAGGAGAAGGCTCGCAGCGCGCTGGGGACGGTGCTGGACTACAACGTGATGCGCGTGCAGGGCGGCGCGGTGGGGGCCGTGAACGGGATGCGGCCGGACGGCGCCGTGGACGCGTCGTCGTTGCAGTCCAAGGAGGTGTGGGTCGGGGTCACCTACGGCGTGGCCGCCGCCATGCTCCACGAGGGCATGCCGGAGGCGGCGTTCCGGACGGCGAAGGGCGCGCACGACGCCGGGTGGGGCAGGGACGGGTTCGGGTACGCGTTCCAGACGCCGGAGGCGTGGACGTCCGATGTCGGCGGCGGGTACCGGTCGCTACACTACATGCGGCCCCTCTCCATCTGGGCGATGCAGTGGGCGCTATCGCCGCCGGAGCTCCATAGGGACCTCCGGGTGGTTCCGGGTTCGGTGTCCGCCGTAGCGTCGCCGGCGGAGGTGGACCTGGCGCGGGAGAAGTTCGAGAAGGTGGCGATCATGCTGAGGCTGCCGGAGGAAGTGCAGCACAAGGGGTATCTCAGAGCCATCTACCAGGTACTCCGGCAGATGCTGCTCCCGGAATCCTGATTCTCACGGGTGGAACTTCCAATTTTAGCCCTCAAACATTCAGTCCTAAGGTCTAGACAATCTCTTAGAGAAGCGTCTTGATAAAGCACTCCGTCTGAAATATCATTTGTGGTATCTTTTGATTAGCACGACTCTTAAAGCAATCctatggaaaaaagaaaaaagcaaGCCTATGTAAGAAAAATACGTAAAAAGAATGGCAGAAATGCAAATTTCAAAAATAATCACAGAAAGTTGTTGTGTAGCTCAAGTTTCATGGTACCCCATGACCAAATGTCTTGCGTGCTTGTAAATTTTAGTGTTCACATGACAACCAACGAGCTCAAAAATAAACTGCTCAACAGCGCACACAAGTTTGAGCACCAATTTTGTAATTTTCTCTATGAACTCTTGGAATGTTATTTGGACACAAAAAATTGCAAGCGCCTACAACATTTGATTATAATCCATCCTAAAAAGTTTCcgaatttttggattttattttttttataattttactGTTCATGGAGGTACCATGGAGCTCTTGCTATGAAAAACCGCTCTCAATAATAAATAGTCCTAAGTATGGTTCAACGGAAGTGGCACTTCGAGCTTTTGATTGAGAGCACACTGTTTAATTGCGCACATACCCACCACCTCTTTGGAAGAAGAAAAAGATTAGGGTTTCTTTGCCTCCTACCATCGCAGGCTCGCCtcatctccggtggccttaggacCATGAAGGCACGGCGGAACGTGGCTCTTGCCGGTGGGAGGGATCTTGCTATGCTTTTAGTCGTTTTTGTCATTTcgtttagggtttgtgtcctacttgAGAACATGAGGGgttggcggctccctgaagatggaacaAGGTTCTCCCCGCCAAGCCCCATTTCGGTGACGTATCTAGCATCGTCAGAGGGAGTGTGGAGGTGTGTTGTcggcagtgttggggaacgtagtaatttcaaaaaatgtcctacgcacacgcaaggatcatggtgatgcatagcaacgagaggggagagtgttgtccacgtaccctcgtagaccgaaagcggaagcgttataacaacacggttgatgtagtcgtacgtcttcacgatccgaccgattcaagtatagaacgtacggcacctccgagttcagcacacgttcagctcgatgacgatccctggactccgatccagcagggtgtcggggatgagttccgtcagcacgacggcgtggtgacgatgatgatgttctaccgacgcagggcttcgcctaagcaccgcaacgatatgaccgaggtggaatatggtggagggggcaccgcacacggctaaggaacgatcacgaagatcaacttgtgtctagaggtgccccctgcccccgtatataagggaGCCAAGGCGGAGGGGTCGGCCGGCCAAGGagcgcgcgccaagggggagtcctactcccaccgggagtaggactcgcttctttcctagttggagaaggagaaggggggaaggaggaggaagagggaaaggaaaggggggcgccgcccccctctccttgtcctattcggactagggggggagggggcgcggccagccccttgcctcctctcttcctctccactagggcccatgtaggcccattaagccccggggggttctggtaaccccccggtactccggtaaaatcccgatttcacccggaacgattccgatatccaaatataggcttccaatatatcaatctttatgtctcgaccatttcgagactcctcgtcatgtccgtgatcacatctgggactccgaacaaccttcggtacatcaaaacatataaactcataatataactgtcatcgtaatgttaagcatgcggaccctacgggttcgagaactatgtagacatgacctagaacttgtttccggtcaataaccaatagcggaacctggatgctcatattggctcctacatattctacgaagatctttatcggtcaaaccgcataacaacatacgttgttccctttgtcatcggtatgttacttgcccgatattcgatcgtcggtatctcaatacctagttcaatctcgttaccggcaagtctctttactcgttacgtaatgcatcattctgtaaccaactcattggccatattgcttgcaaggcttatagtgatgtgcattaccgagagggcccagagatacctctccgacaatcggagtgagaaaacctaatctcgaaatacgccaactcaacatgtaccattggagacacctgtagagctccttcataatcacccagttatgttgtgatgtttagtagcacacaaagtgttccttcggtaaacaggagttgcataatctcatagttgtaggagctttgtataactcatgaagaaagcaatatcaacatactaaacgatcaaatgctaagctaacggatgttggaaatatgccctagaggcaataataaaagtattattattatatttccttgttcatgataattgtcttttattcatgctataactgtattatccggaaatcgtaatacacgtgtgaatacatagaccacaatatgtccctagtgagcctctagttgactagctcgttgtgatcaacagatagtcatggtttcctggctatggacattggatgtcgttgataacgggatcacatcattaggagaatgatgtgatggacaagacccaatcctaagactagcacaaaagatcgtgtagttcatttgctagagctttgccaatgtcaagtatctcttccttcgaccatgagagcgtgtaactcctggataccgtaggagtgctttgggtgtatcaaacgtcacaacgtaactgggtgactataaaggtgcactacaggtatctccgaaagtatttattgttttatgcggatcgagactgggatttgtcactccgtgtaaacggagaggtatctctgggcccactcggtaggacatcatcatatgcgcaatgtgaccaaggagttgatcacgggatgatgtgtttcggaacgagtaaagtgacttgccggtaacgagattgaacaaggtattggataccgacgatcgaatctcgggcaagtaacataccgatagacaaagggaattgaatacgggattgattaagtccttgacatcgtggttcatccgatgagatcatcgtggaacatgtgggagccatcatgggtatccagatcccgctgttggttattgaccggagaacgtctcggtcatgtctacatgtctcccgaacccgtagggtctacacacttaaggttcgatgacgctagggttataaaggaagtttgtatgtggttaccgaatgttgttcggagtcccggatgagattccggacgtcacgaggagttccggaatggtccggaggtaaagatttatatatgggaagtcctattttggccaccggaaaatgttcgggatttttcggtattgttatgggaaggttctagaaggttccggagtggggcccacctgcatggggggacccacatggatgtgggtagtgggggcaaggccccacacccctggtcaaggcgcaccaagatccccccttagaaggaataagatcatatcccgaagggataagatcaagatccctaaaaagggggggataacaatcggtggggaaggaaataatgagatttctttcctcccatcttggccaacgccccaatggacttggagggcaagaaaccagcccctccacccctatatatagtggggaggcgcatgggagcttcacccttgcccctggcgcagccctccctctcccaagtgctcctcctctctcgcggtgcttggcgaagccctgcaggattgccacgctcctccaccaccaccacgccgttgtgctgctgctggacggagtcttcctcaacctctccctctctccttgctggatcaaggcgtgggagacgtcaccgggctgtacgtgtgttgaatgcggaggtgccgtccgttcggcactaggatcatcggtgatttgaatcacgacgagtacgactccatcaaccccgttcacttgaacgcttccgcttagcaatctacaagggtatgtagatgcactctctttctactcgttgctggtctctccatagatagatcttggtgacacgtaggaaaattttgaatttctgctacgttccccaacagtggcatcatgagctaggtctattgcgtagattctttgcacgagtagaacacaaagtagttgtgggcgttgatgttgttcaatatgcttaccattactagtccaatcttgtttcgacggtattgtgggatgaagcggcccggaccgaccttacacgtactcttacgtgagacaggttccaccgattgacatgcacttggtgcataaggtgtctagcgggtgccagtctctcccactttagtcggaacggattcgatgaaaagggtccttatgaagggtaaatagcaattggcatatcacgttgtggtcttgcgtaggtaagaaacgttcttgctagaaacccatagcagccacgtaaaacatgcaacaacaattagaggacgtctaacttgtttttgcagggtatgctatgtgatgtgatatgaccaagaagaatgtgatgaatgatatgtgatgtatgagattgatcatgttcttgtaataggattcacgacttgcatgtcgatgagtatgacaaccggcaggagccataggagttgtctttatttattgtatgacctgcgtgtcattgaagaacgccatgtaaactactttactttattgctaaacgcgttagtcatagaagtagaagtagtcgttggcatgacaacttcatgaagacacgatgatggagatcatgatgatggagatcatggtgtcgtgccggtgacgatgatgatcatggagccccgaagatgaagatcaaaaggagcaaaatgatattggccatatcatgtcactatttgattgcatgtgatgtttatcatgtttatgcatcttgtttgcttaggacgacggtagtaaataagatgatcccttacaaaatttcaagaagtgttctcccctaactgtgcaccgttgctacagttcgtcgcttctaagcaccacgtgatgatcgggtgtgatggattcttacgttcacatacaacgggtgtaagacagttttacacagcgaaaacacttagggttaacttgacgagcctagcatgtgcagacatggcctcggaacacggagaccgaaaggtcgagcatgagtcgtatggtagatacgatcaacatgaagatgttcaccgatgatgactagtccgtctcacgtgatgatcggacacggcctagttgactcggatcatgtgatcacttagatgaccagagggatgtctatctaagtgggagttcataagatgaacttaattatcctgaacatagtcaaaagaccttttgcaaattatgtcgtaagctcgcgctttagttccactgtttagatatgttcctagagaaaatatagttgaaagttgatagtagcgattatgcgatcagtagaaagcttatgtccttaatgcaccgctcagtgtgctgaaccccaacgtcgtttgtcgatgttgcgaacatcggacatacacgttttgataactacgtgatagttcaattaaatggtttaagtagaggcaccaaagacattttcgaaacgtcgcggaacatatgagatgtttcgagggctgaaattgggatttcaggctcgtgcccacgtcaagaggtataagacctccgacgattttcttagcctgcaaactaagggagaaaagctcaatcgttgagcttgtgctcagattgtctgagaacaacaatcacttgaatcgagtgggagttgatcctccagatgagatagtgatgtttccccaaagtcattgccaccaagctgctagagcttcgtgattaactataacatatcagggatagatatgatgatccttgaaatattcatgatgtttgacaccgcgaaagtagaaatcaagaaggagcatcaattgttgatggttggtgaaaccactagtttcaagaagggcaagggaacaaagggatacttcatgaaacggcaattcagctgctgctctagtgaagaaacccaaggttgaacccaaacccgagactaagtgcttctgtaataaggggaacaaccactggagcagcattaccctagatacttggtagatgagaaggctagcaaggtcgatagaagtatattggatatacattatgttaatgtgtactttactagtactcctagtagcaccagggtattggataccggttcggttgctaagtgttagtaactcgaaataaaagctacggaataaacggagactagctaaaggtgagctgacgatatatgttggaagtgtttccaaggttgatatgatcaagcatcgcacgctccctctaccaccgagattggtgtttgcgttgagcatagacatgattggattatgtctatcgcaatacggttattcatttaaggagaataatggttactctatttttgaataataccttcaatggtcttgcacctaaaggaatggtttattgaatctcggtcgtagtgatacacattttcatgccaaaagatataagacagtaatgatagtaccacttacttgtggcactgccatgtaagtcataatggtataaaacgcatgaagaagctcc
This genomic window contains:
- the LOC123157002 gene encoding non-lysosomal glucosylceramidase; its protein translation is MGSSEFEQTKAHLHVDCAQPPAITWQRKFDDEGKKVAMLSMTTDIFTIIPLIFKMLRLHVEGIAKNQVAVYDPLRKWMDNCYRGVPLGGLGSGSIGRSYRGYFQQFQIFPRIYEEKPVLANQFSAFVSRPGGKSYSTVLSAPTADLLKGIDKAGIGSWDWKLKEKNCNYHGLFPRSWTVYDGEPDPDIKITCRQISPFIPHNYKESSFPVAVFTFTVQNSGSTPADVTLLFTWANSVGGKSELTGNHTNSRIKARDGVHGVLLRHRTADGNPLVTFAIASQETGDVRVTCCPSFAMGPSTPGGRDQFTAKDMWDEVKKHGSFGEATGGAPPASSRPGSSIGAAVASTTTVPAGGTRVVSFALSWSCPEVKFPSGRTYHRRYTKFLGLDRDAAAEKLAHDALLEHMAWESKIDEWQRPILQDKRLPEWYPVVLFNELYYLNAGGTIWTDGLPPKKTSFASSKYGSTTESFTLDGFRAGDLAVDGILSAMSTAEERLESSSAFGTALLGDGEENVGQFLYLEGMEYHMWNTYDVHFYSSFSLLSLFPEIELSLQRDFARAVLLHDPRPMRTLDGVDVPRKVLGAVPHDIGLADPWFELNAYMIHDPSRWKDLNPKFVLQVYRDVAATGNLAFATAAWPAVYLAMAYMDQFDRDGDGMVENEGRPDQTYDLWSVSGVSAYTGGLWVAALQAAAAMARIVGDRGAEGYFLERYKRAQRVYDGELWNGSYFDYDNSGGATSKSIMADQLAGQWYARACGLEPVVEEEKARSALGTVLDYNVMRVQGGAVGAVNGMRPDGAVDASSLQSKEVWVGVTYGVAAAMLHEGMPEAAFRTAKGAHDAGWGRDGFGYAFQTPEAWTSDVGGGYRSLHYMRPLSIWAMQWALSPPELHRDLRVVPGSVSAVASPAEVDLAREKFEKVAIMLRLPEEVQHKGYLRAIYQVLRQMLLPES